From Amycolatopsis sp. cg9, one genomic window encodes:
- the mobF gene encoding MobF family relaxase: MMGLRKLSPGGHEYLTNTVACADRSRELAPGELLSDYYLSRGYPAGQWFGAGAEHLGLSGVVTPAQLNALFGEGRHPNADAIEAEMIADGATAAEALKATRLGRRFPQYSALDHLRSQVSQAYKDHNRLHGRPIGAPISAAKRAELRRGVQIQAYRKAHDGKGPASDKELNGWLAEQKRNLKSAVSGVEAVFSYDKTLSIAWAAASPAGRKRIVGMARQAALDTVTYMERNIAYTRRGNMGEAQVDVNGLTAAMFEHWDSRAGDPHLHFHVLISSKVQRSDDGEWTALDLRTMFAATVTASEYFDNRLRDLFREQGASWVQRGAEGVDMKRLVWQLEGVPVELVKLFSQRHRQFEAARAKRIVEFRAQHGKEPTPKDIFAIDRAAQYDNRPGKQPPKTLPEHLKAWREHALSIMPAKVLDTLADRVFLTGRAEPDAFDIAKLAQLTRDVLSDNYSHFSWWNLAAEAHRQTAHLTVPVDKREQLVDDVVDTILAQPDTLALVGPTAVNEPASSRRRDGESVFVEHHSTRYTSTATLAAEGDLVAWARRGGGHRLRVDTVEKALAGQGLNTGQTEMVRQFARSGRRLQLALAPAGAGKTSAMKVLATAWRRTGHRVYAFGPSARAAQELGSSIGAKPHTLHQLTTALKLGFAHRAFPMEAGDLVIVDEAAMAGTHTLIKVVTYALTNGADVRLIGDDAQLAAVEAGGAIRLIAHDVGAVRFTEIVRFRGEDREDQAAASLQIRAASPAGLEYYFDRCRVSGGSLETMRDAARSRWQADLDAGVQSLLIVPTNEDTVALNIDARERRLTLGLVDRGREVELHDATTAGAGDWVVTRHNQRLLSLFGGKDFVKNGDVWTVTDVHANGKITVQNRVHKAAITLPAEYVQAHVELAYAATINRVQGMTSTGNAHLLVPPTMTREQFYPGITRAMHANFMYVVTHHHVIDQHRETPEPVSARSVLTGVLNHSGAEVSATETLREAQDAAVSMGTLVLRYNYTATYRDEERYRAILTRHAPSTVDLDSEPALIQTLRNAHDLGWEPDPLVAAVMRWRQSLDDAENPGAALQARITTHLQRRTPPSPTAPPQPADVTRWRGIVDAIAPHAAVEDPEWEKIWVRAAGALAVGFDVDAALTVVAHQLAARAVVPDPMPDDRYADAALAAELERRRERGEAHQRAVPWLARPDFAHVRHYPGHAEYLHEMNIAIAERLEHLRAAVIRDQPEWVSGLGQRPDNPIAAEDWDDLVGLVAGYRETFRIESEAPLGVKPGSHGARARAWRSLSERWKSFGRAHAPAPSAPTGPRNAARTTALDEVFAEFDHVEERVVLEPLNVLVRRYELLARDGDEDRYLDVLARYVPNAVNAGAEPAALAALARAQDRGWQAERIVRDLVDDRGFSWAQDAAAVLAKRVNDHVRTHDAPARIAPASDEQIVRWQQIVAAHLPDAAVTEQRWGIVWRHAAGGAIRGLDPDTALTDAVRLVAATATGAEYSAPRETGVALVSALVRQHDASAGHHSALPWQAQPDLAHAANPHSSLERLATLNAEITARTEQLRDQAVREQPPWLARFGARPDDAALARQWDQVVGLAAAYRETYGITTADAASPLGNPPPGNDLRADAWRDITRQWRHLMTTPDREDAASDVMLTQESLRDAANVYAARFFATEKEEAEDTEADTAAAERRTELEEELIDGHDHGYGEGSHRGLSY, from the coding sequence ATGATGGGCTTGCGAAAGCTGAGCCCTGGTGGTCATGAGTATCTCACGAATACGGTGGCGTGCGCCGATCGCAGCCGTGAGCTCGCGCCCGGCGAGCTGTTAAGTGACTACTACCTCTCCCGTGGTTACCCGGCAGGCCAATGGTTCGGCGCCGGAGCAGAGCACTTAGGACTCTCCGGCGTGGTCACCCCTGCCCAGCTGAACGCCCTCTTCGGCGAAGGCCGGCACCCGAACGCCGACGCCATCGAAGCCGAGATGATCGCCGACGGAGCCACCGCCGCAGAAGCCTTGAAGGCGACTAGGTTGGGTCGGCGGTTCCCGCAGTACTCCGCACTGGATCATCTGCGTTCCCAGGTATCGCAGGCGTACAAGGACCACAACCGTCTGCACGGGCGTCCGATCGGCGCGCCGATCTCCGCGGCCAAGCGCGCCGAACTGCGCCGCGGCGTCCAGATCCAGGCCTACCGCAAAGCGCATGATGGCAAGGGCCCGGCGAGCGACAAGGAGCTGAACGGATGGCTGGCCGAGCAGAAACGGAACCTCAAGTCTGCAGTCTCCGGCGTTGAGGCCGTGTTCAGCTACGACAAGACCCTCTCTATCGCGTGGGCGGCTGCGTCGCCGGCCGGACGGAAGCGCATTGTCGGTATGGCCCGCCAGGCCGCCCTGGACACCGTGACCTACATGGAACGCAACATCGCCTACACCCGCCGCGGCAACATGGGCGAGGCCCAGGTCGACGTCAACGGGCTCACCGCGGCGATGTTCGAGCACTGGGACTCCCGCGCCGGCGACCCGCACCTGCACTTTCATGTGCTGATCTCCTCGAAGGTGCAGCGCAGCGACGACGGTGAATGGACTGCGCTCGACCTGCGCACCATGTTCGCCGCGACGGTCACCGCGTCGGAGTACTTCGACAACCGCCTGCGCGACCTGTTCCGTGAGCAAGGCGCGTCCTGGGTGCAGCGCGGCGCCGAAGGCGTGGACATGAAACGCCTGGTCTGGCAGCTCGAAGGTGTCCCGGTCGAGCTGGTGAAGCTGTTCTCCCAGCGGCATCGCCAGTTCGAGGCCGCGCGCGCGAAGCGCATCGTCGAGTTCCGGGCCCAGCACGGGAAGGAGCCGACACCGAAGGACATCTTCGCCATCGACCGCGCGGCCCAGTACGACAACCGCCCCGGCAAACAGCCCCCGAAGACGCTGCCGGAACATCTGAAAGCGTGGCGCGAGCACGCGCTCAGCATCATGCCCGCGAAAGTTCTGGACACGCTCGCCGACCGCGTGTTCCTCACCGGACGCGCGGAACCCGATGCCTTCGACATCGCCAAACTGGCACAGTTGACGCGGGATGTGTTGTCGGACAACTACAGCCACTTCTCGTGGTGGAACCTCGCCGCCGAAGCGCACCGCCAGACCGCGCACCTGACGGTGCCGGTGGACAAGCGCGAGCAGCTTGTCGACGACGTCGTCGACACCATCCTCGCCCAGCCCGACACCCTCGCTCTGGTCGGCCCGACCGCGGTCAACGAGCCAGCCTCGTCGCGCCGCCGCGACGGCGAGTCGGTGTTCGTGGAACACCACTCAACCCGCTACACCTCCACCGCCACCCTCGCCGCCGAGGGCGACCTGGTCGCCTGGGCCCGCCGCGGTGGCGGCCATCGCCTGCGCGTGGACACTGTGGAGAAGGCCCTCGCCGGTCAGGGATTGAACACCGGGCAGACCGAGATGGTACGCCAGTTCGCCCGCTCCGGACGGCGCCTGCAGCTCGCCTTGGCGCCCGCCGGGGCCGGGAAGACCTCGGCGATGAAAGTCCTGGCCACGGCGTGGCGGCGCACCGGGCACCGCGTCTACGCCTTCGGACCGTCTGCCCGGGCGGCGCAGGAGCTCGGATCCTCGATCGGAGCGAAGCCGCACACGCTGCACCAGCTGACCACCGCACTGAAGCTCGGGTTCGCCCACCGTGCCTTCCCGATGGAAGCCGGGGACCTCGTAATCGTCGACGAAGCGGCGATGGCCGGCACCCACACACTGATCAAGGTCGTGACATACGCGCTGACCAACGGCGCCGACGTGCGCCTCATTGGCGACGACGCGCAGCTGGCCGCCGTCGAGGCCGGCGGAGCGATCCGGCTGATCGCCCACGACGTCGGCGCTGTCCGGTTCACCGAGATCGTGCGGTTCCGCGGCGAAGACCGCGAGGACCAAGCCGCGGCGTCGTTGCAGATCCGGGCCGCAAGCCCGGCAGGGCTCGAGTACTACTTCGACCGCTGCCGGGTCTCCGGCGGGTCATTGGAGACGATGCGTGACGCCGCCCGCTCACGGTGGCAGGCCGATCTCGACGCCGGCGTCCAGTCGCTGCTGATCGTGCCGACCAACGAGGACACCGTCGCGCTGAACATCGACGCCCGCGAACGACGCCTCACCCTTGGCTTGGTCGACCGCGGGCGGGAAGTGGAGCTGCACGACGCCACCACCGCCGGTGCCGGAGACTGGGTCGTCACCCGGCACAACCAACGCCTCTTGTCGCTGTTCGGCGGGAAGGACTTCGTCAAGAACGGCGACGTGTGGACCGTGACCGACGTGCACGCCAACGGCAAGATCACCGTCCAGAACCGCGTCCACAAGGCCGCGATCACGCTGCCGGCCGAGTACGTCCAGGCCCACGTCGAGCTCGCCTACGCCGCCACCATCAATCGGGTGCAGGGCATGACCAGCACCGGCAACGCCCACCTACTGGTGCCGCCGACGATGACCCGCGAGCAGTTCTACCCCGGCATCACCCGCGCCATGCACGCCAACTTCATGTACGTGGTCACCCACCACCACGTCATCGACCAGCACCGCGAAACCCCCGAACCCGTCTCGGCACGGTCGGTGCTGACCGGGGTGCTGAACCACTCTGGCGCTGAGGTCTCGGCGACCGAGACCTTGCGGGAGGCCCAGGACGCGGCGGTGTCGATGGGCACGCTGGTGCTGCGCTACAACTACACCGCCACCTACCGCGACGAGGAACGCTACCGCGCCATCCTCACCCGTCACGCCCCCTCCACCGTCGATCTCGACAGTGAGCCGGCGCTGATTCAGACGCTGCGTAACGCCCATGACCTCGGCTGGGAACCCGACCCGCTCGTCGCCGCGGTCATGCGCTGGCGCCAGTCCCTCGATGACGCCGAGAACCCCGGTGCGGCACTGCAGGCCCGGATCACGACACATCTTCAACGCCGCACCCCACCGTCGCCGACCGCCCCACCACAGCCCGCGGACGTGACTCGCTGGCGGGGCATCGTCGATGCGATCGCCCCGCACGCGGCCGTCGAAGACCCGGAATGGGAGAAGATCTGGGTTCGCGCGGCTGGTGCGCTGGCGGTCGGGTTCGACGTCGACGCCGCGCTGACCGTGGTCGCTCATCAGCTCGCCGCGCGTGCGGTGGTGCCGGATCCAATGCCGGATGACCGGTACGCCGACGCCGCTCTCGCTGCCGAACTGGAGCGCCGACGTGAGCGTGGCGAAGCCCATCAGCGGGCTGTTCCCTGGCTGGCCCGCCCCGACTTCGCCCACGTCCGCCACTATCCGGGGCACGCCGAGTACCTGCATGAGATGAACATCGCGATCGCCGAGCGTCTCGAGCACCTGCGCGCTGCGGTGATCCGCGATCAGCCGGAATGGGTCTCGGGGCTCGGGCAGCGGCCGGACAACCCGATCGCGGCCGAGGACTGGGACGACCTGGTCGGCCTGGTCGCGGGCTACCGCGAGACGTTTCGCATCGAAAGTGAGGCGCCGCTGGGCGTAAAACCTGGCAGCCACGGCGCGAGGGCACGCGCCTGGCGCAGCCTGAGCGAGCGCTGGAAGTCCTTCGGCCGGGCGCATGCGCCAGCCCCGTCCGCACCCACCGGGCCTCGCAATGCGGCTCGAACGACCGCGCTGGACGAGGTGTTCGCCGAGTTCGATCACGTCGAGGAACGTGTCGTCCTTGAGCCGTTGAACGTGCTCGTTCGCCGCTACGAGCTGCTGGCGCGTGACGGTGATGAGGATCGCTACCTCGACGTGCTAGCCCGCTACGTCCCCAACGCGGTCAACGCCGGCGCCGAACCGGCCGCGTTGGCGGCGCTGGCTCGCGCGCAGGACCGCGGGTGGCAGGCCGAACGCATCGTCCGCGACCTGGTCGACGACCGCGGGTTCAGCTGGGCCCAGGATGCCGCGGCGGTGCTCGCCAAGCGGGTCAACGACCACGTCCGGACCCATGACGCGCCCGCCAGGATCGCCCCGGCGAGCGACGAGCAGATCGTCCGCTGGCAGCAGATCGTCGCCGCGCACCTGCCCGACGCCGCGGTGACCGAACAGCGGTGGGGCATCGTGTGGCGCCACGCCGCCGGCGGCGCCATCCGCGGACTCGACCCCGACACCGCGCTCACCGACGCAGTCCGCCTCGTTGCCGCGACAGCGACCGGTGCCGAGTACTCCGCCCCCCGCGAGACTGGCGTGGCGCTCGTCAGTGCGCTCGTGCGCCAGCACGACGCCAGCGCCGGGCACCACTCCGCCCTGCCGTGGCAGGCCCAGCCCGATCTCGCGCACGCGGCGAACCCTCACAGTTCGCTGGAGCGGCTGGCGACGCTGAACGCGGAGATCACCGCGAGAACAGAGCAGCTGCGAGACCAAGCGGTGCGGGAGCAACCGCCGTGGCTTGCACGCTTCGGTGCCCGCCCCGACGATGCCGCACTCGCGCGGCAGTGGGACCAGGTCGTCGGGCTCGCTGCGGCGTATCGTGAAACCTACGGCATCACGACTGCCGATGCTGCCTCCCCGCTCGGCAACCCACCGCCCGGCAACGACCTTCGCGCCGACGCCTGGCGAGACATCACCCGGCAATGGAGGCACCTGATGACCACACCTGACCGCGAAGACGCGGCATCGGACGTCATGCTGACCCAAGAGTCCTTGCGCGACGCCGCCAACGTCTACGCCGCACGCTTCTTTGCCACCGAAAAGGAAGAGGCAGAGGACACCGAAGCGGACACCGCCGCGGCCGAGCGGCGTACCGAACTGGAAGAAGAACTGATCGACGGCCATGACCACGGCTACGGCGAAGGCTCTCACCGCGGACTCAGCTACTGA
- a CDS encoding Lsr2 family protein, with translation MAQKVLVEMVDDIDGGAANQTVPFVLDGVSYEIDLSDANASALRDELARYVAAGRRMGGRKVRLAAGESAQGKKPGTAAADRERSRQIREWAGANGYTVSERGRLSSEIIEAFEANGGQPIVVDEPAPAGRKRAPRKKVAAAKK, from the coding sequence ATGGCGCAGAAAGTACTCGTGGAGATGGTCGACGACATCGACGGCGGCGCGGCCAACCAGACGGTCCCGTTCGTCCTGGACGGGGTGAGCTACGAGATCGACCTGTCCGACGCCAACGCCTCCGCGCTGCGCGATGAACTCGCCCGCTACGTTGCCGCCGGACGGCGGATGGGCGGCCGTAAGGTGCGGCTGGCGGCCGGTGAGTCAGCTCAGGGGAAGAAGCCCGGCACTGCGGCCGCGGATCGTGAACGGTCACGCCAGATCCGGGAGTGGGCTGGCGCCAACGGCTACACCGTGTCTGAGCGCGGCCGTCTCTCCAGCGAGATCATCGAGGCGTTCGAGGCGAACGGCGGCCAGCCTATCGTTGTCGACGAACCCGCCCCTGCTGGGCGGAAGCGGGCGCCGCGCAAGAAGGTCGCGGCCGCGAAGAAGTAA
- a CDS encoding FAD-dependent monooxygenase: MSDQARPRVLVTGGSIAGPALAWGLVREGFQPVVLERSPRRRSAGQNIDIRGLGREIVERMGIRDAVLGRLTGEAGTRFITETGHVYAEVARQEGRDGPTAELEILRGELAGILLGSIADDVEVRYGDFVVGADQDANGVDVRFDSGRRERFELLLVAEGRSSRTRRLLMPEQTTHRDKGLNVAFGTIDRRPEDDDWWYFMTTTQGRVVNARPDNVGTIRASVSFPARSAEFETLPAEAQIDHLRTRFRGAGWQTERILDGFAARPEEFYTDRWGQVVMSRWSEGRVGVLGDAAWGSGPTGMGTTLALVGAHVLAGELGRSLREPGGTHTGAFARYERLLRRYVDSAQGLAPGMPRLMHPMTSAGLVVTRALHRVVTSGVLRPVVEKAVITTQKHEPRLPEYPRLRASGTALTRAPGGV; this comes from the coding sequence GTGTCCGATCAGGCCCGTCCCCGCGTCCTCGTCACCGGCGGGAGCATCGCCGGTCCCGCCCTCGCCTGGGGGCTGGTACGCGAGGGTTTCCAGCCCGTCGTCCTCGAACGGTCCCCGCGCCGCCGCAGCGCCGGGCAGAACATCGACATCCGCGGCCTCGGCCGCGAAATCGTGGAACGCATGGGGATCCGCGACGCCGTGCTCGGCAGACTCACCGGGGAGGCCGGCACCCGGTTCATCACCGAGACGGGCCACGTCTACGCCGAGGTCGCGCGCCAAGAGGGTCGCGACGGCCCCACGGCCGAGCTGGAGATCCTCCGCGGCGAGCTCGCCGGCATCCTGCTCGGCAGCATCGCCGACGACGTCGAGGTCCGCTACGGCGATTTCGTCGTCGGCGCCGACCAAGACGCCAACGGTGTCGACGTGCGGTTCGACTCCGGTCGCCGCGAGCGGTTCGAGCTGCTGCTCGTCGCCGAGGGGCGCAGCTCCCGCACCCGACGGCTGCTAATGCCCGAGCAGACCACCCACCGGGACAAGGGGTTGAATGTCGCCTTCGGCACGATCGATCGCCGCCCGGAAGACGACGACTGGTGGTACTTCATGACCACCACGCAGGGCCGGGTGGTCAACGCCCGTCCCGACAACGTCGGCACGATCCGCGCCAGCGTGAGCTTCCCCGCCCGGTCCGCGGAGTTCGAGACGCTGCCCGCCGAAGCCCAGATCGACCACCTGCGTACGCGCTTCCGCGGGGCCGGCTGGCAGACCGAGCGCATCCTCGACGGGTTCGCGGCCCGGCCCGAGGAGTTCTACACCGATCGGTGGGGTCAGGTGGTGATGTCACGGTGGAGCGAAGGCCGGGTCGGGGTGCTCGGCGACGCCGCGTGGGGATCTGGACCGACCGGAATGGGTACCACGCTGGCGCTGGTCGGCGCGCACGTGCTCGCCGGCGAGCTGGGCCGCAGCCTGCGCGAGCCGGGCGGCACTCACACCGGTGCCTTCGCCCGCTACGAGCGGCTTCTGCGACGTTACGTCGACAGCGCGCAAGGTCTCGCGCCTGGCATGCCCCGGCTGATGCACCCGATGACCTCGGCCGGGTTGGTCGTCACCCGGGCACTCCACCGCGTCGTCACCTCCGGTGTGCTGCGTCCCGTCGTGGAGAAGGCGGTGATCACGACCCAGAAGCACGAGCCGCGGCTGCCCGAGTACCCGAGGCTGCGCGCATCGGGCACTGCCCTGACGCGGGCTCCGGGAGGGGTGTGA
- a CDS encoding MarR family winged helix-turn-helix transcriptional regulator — protein MADDERAPDQRVVPQLREFAAAGDELGRLFARTKRMHTTDAAAMVAILTAEDQGAPLTPARLAEHVVLTTGATSSLLNRLEEAGHIIRTRGHSDRRVVTLHSTPAIHAAADAFFARLALRQNAVLADYTEAELTLVEAVVDRLTAVVKDFVDHPPDPA, from the coding sequence ATGGCTGATGACGAGCGAGCGCCGGACCAGCGCGTCGTGCCCCAGCTGCGGGAGTTCGCCGCCGCCGGCGACGAACTGGGCAGATTGTTCGCCCGCACCAAACGAATGCACACCACCGACGCCGCCGCCATGGTCGCGATCCTCACCGCCGAGGACCAGGGCGCTCCCCTGACGCCGGCCCGCCTCGCCGAGCACGTCGTGCTGACGACCGGAGCAACGTCCTCGCTGCTCAACCGGCTCGAAGAGGCGGGGCACATCATCCGCACCCGCGGTCACAGCGATCGCCGGGTCGTCACGTTGCACTCCACGCCCGCCATCCACGCCGCGGCCGACGCGTTCTTTGCCCGGCTCGCACTGCGCCAGAACGCCGTGCTGGCCGACTACACCGAAGCGGAACTGACCCTCGTCGAGGCAGTCGTCGACCGGTTGACCGCGGTCGTGAAGGACTTCGTCGATCACCCACCGGATCCCGCCTAG
- a CDS encoding type IV secretory system conjugative DNA transfer family protein codes for MPRTRTDTLNLDRDVALMGLALASLAILCTLGAIVVTAAVLVTGFHTGSWAWPPVTAWPGFALSVAFHAADPGPALPVPWSGEVSDHQLAFYIWFTTITMLAAGLTVGAAVPVWRRVAPSDAGHATRWDMAKTLSIAAARKTAVWTRGDLTDEQRRTASIEEIAVPLHRGPRRQQLVTSLETPTGMIAPTRSGKSRTDLVHKVLAAPGALVASTTKNDLAEWGLLARTRRPGAGPVLVIDATGTLSWPAHARWSPVAGCADPAVALRRAETLIEASSLGLENVGGNDAVFRGRATIVMQAYLLAAANHHRTVDHLVRWSIAKPADREPVELLEQQYPQLAQNLVSEIGMVAETSDAVWMSVRRAIEPFLNPAIRHFATPSPGEELDIDEFLRRRGSLFIVAGEHQAPQARPVLTALVEQILTTAQDTALRRERRRLEPPVTAILDELFAGTPVPRLPAIIADSAGRGVLIHWSAQSRSQLDELYGEPGRLQLIDNTLILTVFPGLKDDKTLEWLSTLSGQHRRRTHQHHSDGIFSAGRGASGEETVPTLRAGDIRTLDRGRVLILHSNLRPILGRTLDVEQRPDWPQLQGDVAAIRCGQAAITPDGYPLPLPDVGVRR; via the coding sequence ATGCCGCGCACACGCACCGACACCCTCAACCTCGACCGCGACGTCGCCCTGATGGGCCTCGCGCTTGCCTCCCTGGCGATCCTCTGCACTCTAGGCGCGATCGTCGTCACCGCCGCCGTCCTGGTCACCGGCTTCCACACCGGTAGCTGGGCGTGGCCGCCGGTCACCGCGTGGCCAGGGTTCGCCCTGTCGGTCGCGTTCCATGCCGCCGATCCCGGGCCGGCGCTGCCGGTCCCGTGGTCGGGCGAGGTCAGCGATCACCAGCTGGCGTTCTATATCTGGTTCACCACGATCACCATGCTCGCCGCCGGCCTGACGGTCGGGGCTGCGGTGCCTGTCTGGCGGCGGGTGGCGCCGTCTGATGCCGGGCACGCCACCCGCTGGGACATGGCTAAGACGTTGTCGATCGCTGCCGCGCGCAAGACCGCGGTGTGGACTCGCGGTGATCTCACCGACGAGCAACGCCGGACCGCATCCATCGAGGAGATCGCGGTTCCCCTGCACCGCGGACCCCGGCGCCAGCAGCTGGTGACGTCACTGGAGACTCCGACCGGGATGATCGCCCCGACCCGCTCGGGCAAGTCGCGCACGGACCTGGTGCACAAGGTGCTCGCCGCGCCGGGTGCGCTGGTCGCGTCGACGACGAAGAACGACCTCGCCGAGTGGGGTTTGCTAGCCCGTACCCGCCGCCCGGGCGCCGGGCCGGTACTGGTGATCGATGCCACCGGCACCCTGTCCTGGCCGGCACACGCCCGCTGGTCCCCGGTCGCCGGGTGCGCCGATCCTGCGGTCGCGTTGCGGCGGGCGGAGACGCTGATCGAAGCGTCCTCGCTCGGGCTGGAGAACGTCGGCGGCAACGACGCGGTGTTCCGCGGCCGGGCCACGATCGTCATGCAGGCATACCTGCTCGCCGCCGCGAACCACCACCGCACGGTCGATCACCTCGTGCGGTGGTCGATCGCCAAACCCGCCGACCGGGAACCAGTCGAGCTGCTGGAGCAGCAGTATCCACAGCTCGCGCAGAACCTGGTGTCGGAGATCGGGATGGTCGCCGAGACCTCCGACGCGGTCTGGATGAGCGTGCGGCGGGCGATCGAGCCGTTCCTGAACCCGGCCATCCGCCACTTCGCCACTCCGAGCCCGGGTGAGGAACTGGACATCGACGAGTTCCTACGCCGCCGCGGCAGCCTGTTCATCGTCGCCGGGGAACACCAAGCGCCGCAGGCCCGGCCGGTGCTGACCGCGCTGGTGGAGCAGATCCTCACCACCGCCCAGGACACCGCACTGCGCCGTGAACGCCGCCGACTGGAACCGCCCGTCACCGCGATCCTCGACGAGCTGTTCGCCGGGACGCCGGTGCCGCGCCTGCCGGCGATCATCGCCGACTCCGCCGGGCGCGGCGTGCTGATCCACTGGTCCGCGCAGTCGCGCTCCCAGCTGGACGAGCTCTACGGCGAACCGGGCCGGCTGCAGCTGATCGACAACACCCTCATCCTGACCGTCTTCCCCGGACTGAAAGACGACAAGACCCTGGAATGGCTGTCCACCTTGTCCGGGCAGCACCGCCGCCGGACCCACCAGCACCACAGCGACGGGATCTTCAGCGCCGGACGCGGCGCCAGCGGCGAGGAAACCGTCCCGACGCTACGCGCCGGGGACATCCGCACCCTCGACCGCGGCCGGGTCCTGATCCTGCACAGCAACCTCCGACCGATCCTCGGCCGCACCCTCGACGTCGAGCAACGACCGGACTGGCCCCAGCTGCAGGGCGACGTCGCCGCGATCCGTTGCGGCCAGGCCGCGATCACTCCCGATGGCTACCCGCTGCCGTTGCCCGACGTTGGTGTTCGGCGATGA
- a CDS encoding C40 family peptidase, whose protein sequence is MLAGAAGALVALVLLPILVLALMIGPTATATIVQLGGCEQGGPGGGSIVVDRQQLDADEMDIARTIVDVVQQRRLPRRAAVLAIATGMVESGLRNLDYGDRDSLGVFQQRPSQGWGTREQILNPVYATVKFLDALIALPGWDSMAPGRAEQAVQRSGFPDRYAPREPTAAAIVDRFWIGPDNPTPPVVPGVGTEAVQAKTLCPDQGGSDIPRDPGQVAPKKLPPGFTLPDDVRQRAAVGFALGQLGKPYVWGAKGPDAYDCSGLMLAAWAAAGVGIPAGTISQVHAGHAVASIQQVQPGDLLFIPGSLGTARVPRHVGMYAGHGLIVDAYDTGTGVILEPLSTWTSKIVAIRRIADPSSPSSPPGGSPLR, encoded by the coding sequence ATGCTCGCTGGCGCCGCCGGTGCGCTGGTCGCGTTGGTGTTGTTGCCGATCCTCGTACTGGCCCTGATGATCGGGCCTACGGCGACTGCGACGATCGTGCAACTGGGCGGCTGCGAGCAGGGCGGCCCGGGCGGCGGCTCGATCGTGGTGGACCGCCAGCAGCTGGACGCCGACGAGATGGACATCGCCCGCACCATCGTCGACGTCGTCCAGCAGCGCCGGCTGCCGCGGCGGGCCGCGGTCCTCGCGATCGCTACCGGCATGGTCGAGTCCGGACTACGCAATCTCGACTACGGCGACCGCGATTCGCTCGGCGTGTTCCAGCAGCGCCCGAGCCAGGGGTGGGGCACTCGCGAGCAGATTCTCAATCCTGTCTACGCCACGGTGAAGTTTCTCGACGCCCTCATCGCGCTGCCCGGCTGGGACTCCATGGCACCAGGCCGGGCGGAGCAGGCCGTGCAGCGCAGCGGCTTCCCGGACCGCTACGCCCCGCGCGAGCCGACCGCCGCAGCGATCGTGGATCGGTTCTGGATAGGGCCGGACAATCCGACTCCGCCCGTCGTGCCCGGCGTTGGCACGGAGGCCGTGCAGGCGAAGACCCTATGCCCGGACCAGGGCGGATCCGATATCCCGCGCGACCCGGGCCAGGTGGCCCCGAAGAAGCTGCCTCCCGGGTTCACCTTGCCGGATGATGTCCGTCAGCGTGCGGCGGTCGGGTTCGCACTGGGCCAGCTCGGCAAGCCCTACGTGTGGGGTGCGAAAGGCCCAGACGCCTACGACTGCTCCGGGCTGATGCTCGCCGCGTGGGCCGCGGCCGGAGTCGGGATCCCGGCCGGCACGATCAGCCAGGTCCACGCCGGGCACGCCGTCGCCTCGATCCAGCAGGTACAGCCCGGTGATCTGTTGTTCATCCCCGGCTCGTTGGGTACCGCCCGGGTGCCGCGGCACGTCGGGATGTACGCCGGGCACGGCTTGATCGTCGACGCCTACGACACCGGCACCGGCGTCATCCTCGAACCCCTCTCCACGTGGACCTCGAAGATCGTCGCGATCCGCCGGATCGCCGACCCCAGTTCGCCCTCCTCACCACCGGGAGGGAGCCCACTCCGATGA